From a single Gimesia fumaroli genomic region:
- a CDS encoding sensor histidine kinase, whose product MSSTGHQQLDHHDPEGGSAEGTPSRSGNHKTRLHLMRKVRSGRLRLPITLSVVLMVMNVALMVFWIILAAQIYWWTALAIGTVVFVLILVGLSLYLVLTIKEVRLSQRQSDFIDSVTHELKTPIASLKLYLETLQMRSLDEEKRSEFYSTMKTELERLDHLISQLLEVKRLDALGMESDPEDILIEPLIRHCARVECNRRQLEVDQIFKFDFEPAVIHTRRILLEMIFRNVIDNAIKYGGSKPEIQVQVRVSKGGRVITRVMDNGEGVDPEIRKDIFKIFYRGESELERRKTGTGLGLYIVRNLVHLLGGKVTVHDRLDQPGSVFAIDLPGRAES is encoded by the coding sequence ATGTCATCCACGGGGCATCAACAACTCGATCATCACGATCCGGAAGGTGGTTCCGCCGAGGGAACGCCGTCTCGATCAGGAAATCATAAAACCAGATTGCATTTAATGCGCAAAGTACGGAGTGGCCGTTTACGGTTGCCGATCACCCTGAGTGTGGTCCTGATGGTCATGAATGTTGCGCTAATGGTGTTCTGGATCATTCTGGCAGCTCAGATCTACTGGTGGACTGCCTTGGCGATCGGTACGGTGGTTTTTGTCCTGATTCTGGTCGGCCTGTCTTTGTATCTCGTGTTGACGATCAAGGAAGTCCGTCTCAGTCAGCGGCAGTCTGATTTTATTGACAGTGTCACTCACGAATTGAAAACGCCGATTGCTTCACTCAAGCTGTATCTGGAAACATTGCAGATGCGGTCTCTTGATGAGGAAAAGCGAAGTGAATTCTATTCGACGATGAAAACTGAGCTGGAGCGATTGGATCACCTGATTTCTCAACTGCTGGAAGTCAAACGTCTGGACGCATTGGGAATGGAATCCGATCCGGAAGATATTCTGATTGAGCCTTTAATCAGGCACTGTGCGCGTGTGGAATGTAATCGACGGCAGTTGGAAGTCGATCAGATTTTCAAGTTTGATTTCGAGCCAGCGGTGATCCATACGCGGCGGATATTGCTGGAAATGATCTTTCGAAATGTGATTGATAATGCGATCAAATATGGCGGCAGTAAGCCTGAAATTCAGGTACAGGTGCGCGTAAGTAAAGGCGGACGTGTGATTACCCGTGTGATGGATAATGGGGAAGGTGTCGACCCTGAAATACGCAAGGATATTTTCAAGATCTTCTATCGCGGAGAAAGTGAACTCGAACGCCGCAAAACGGGCACAGGGTTGGGACTGTATATCGTGCGGAATCTGGTACATTTACTGGGGGGAAAAGTGACCGTTCATGATCGACTGGATCAGCCTGGAAGCGTGTTTGCGATTGATTTACCAGGAAGGGCTGAGTCATGA
- a CDS encoding response regulator transcription factor has protein sequence MKLLVVEDEQALAQGLKFNFEQEGYTVLTAEDGPTALNYFRDCYETDQDNIDLVVLDLMLPGMSGYEIAKEIRRIDEVIPILVLSARELSEDKAYAFDCGTDQYMTKPFALPELLSRVKNLLKRKSLVQSTPAPVKTLPPLYHFGNVTVDFEAFEIEVDGERKSLTNLELRLLKYFIEHEGMVLTRSQILEDVWGEQSAFVTTRTIDNFVLRLRKLVESNPAEPVHIVSVRGAGYRFMPEEASE, from the coding sequence ATGAAGTTGCTGGTTGTCGAGGATGAACAGGCTCTGGCGCAGGGCTTGAAATTCAACTTCGAGCAGGAAGGTTATACCGTCCTGACAGCAGAAGATGGTCCGACTGCACTGAATTACTTTAGGGACTGCTATGAAACCGATCAGGATAACATCGATCTGGTCGTGCTGGATCTGATGCTGCCGGGGATGAGTGGCTATGAGATTGCTAAGGAGATCCGCCGGATCGATGAGGTGATTCCGATCTTGGTTTTGAGTGCCCGGGAGTTGAGTGAAGACAAAGCGTATGCGTTTGATTGTGGCACCGATCAGTATATGACGAAGCCGTTTGCACTGCCGGAGTTGCTCAGCCGCGTGAAGAATCTGTTGAAGCGGAAAAGTCTCGTACAGTCTACTCCTGCTCCCGTGAAAACGCTGCCGCCTCTCTATCATTTTGGCAACGTGACGGTGGATTTTGAAGCATTCGAAATTGAGGTGGATGGCGAGCGGAAAAGCCTGACGAATCTCGAATTACGGTTGCTCAAATATTTTATCGAACACGAAGGCATGGTGCTGACACGCAGCCAGATTCTGGAAGATGTCTGGGGCGAACAATCCGCTTTCGTGACCACGCGTACGATCGACAATTTTGTGCTGCGGTTACGTAAGCTGGTCGAGAGTAATCCTGCTGAGCCTGTACACATCGTTTCTGTTCGTGGTGCCGGCTATCGCTTTATGCCGGAAGAGGCTTCTGAGTAG
- a CDS encoding acyl-CoA desaturase codes for MSSVILDQPAEKKTASSTQTVKSKKREEREQILAQFHKENLRWGNVDWVVLLWMAGIHIGAVAALFFISWQAIVTCLVLHWATASIGICLGYHRYLSHKSFKLRAPAEFFVLLCGVLSGEGSPLTWAATHRLHHQKSDKHGDPHSPFEGTWWSHLLWLFVYRSKDINEKFAEHYIPDFKDRPMIQFFEKTYPLWLIGSGFAMYGIGYAMGGNYMGWSMLLWGLCARMAFVYNSTWFVNSATHLWGYRNYETTDQSKNLWWVAIVAYGEGWHNNHHAHPSVAPAGHRKWEFDITWWSIRLLRAVGMAYDVNDRIPEQNAEPEIDPEPGKNGIVVTK; via the coding sequence ATGTCGAGTGTCATTCTTGATCAACCAGCTGAGAAAAAAACAGCTTCGTCAACCCAGACAGTGAAGTCAAAAAAACGCGAAGAGCGTGAGCAGATCCTGGCTCAGTTCCATAAAGAGAATTTGCGTTGGGGGAATGTGGACTGGGTGGTTTTGCTATGGATGGCCGGAATTCACATCGGCGCCGTGGCTGCCTTATTCTTCATTTCCTGGCAGGCCATCGTGACCTGTCTGGTCTTGCACTGGGCAACCGCCAGTATTGGCATCTGTCTGGGATATCACCGCTACCTGTCACACAAATCATTTAAATTACGAGCCCCTGCGGAATTCTTTGTCTTGCTGTGTGGTGTACTGTCCGGAGAAGGTTCGCCCTTGACCTGGGCTGCGACACATCGTCTGCACCATCAGAAATCAGACAAGCATGGAGACCCCCACTCCCCTTTTGAGGGAACCTGGTGGTCGCACCTGCTGTGGTTGTTCGTTTATCGCAGCAAAGACATCAACGAAAAATTTGCAGAGCACTATATCCCCGACTTCAAAGACCGCCCGATGATTCAGTTCTTCGAAAAGACCTATCCTCTATGGTTGATTGGTTCCGGCTTTGCCATGTACGGAATTGGTTATGCCATGGGCGGTAATTACATGGGCTGGTCAATGCTGCTCTGGGGCCTGTGTGCCCGGATGGCCTTCGTTTATAACTCAACCTGGTTCGTGAATTCCGCAACTCATTTGTGGGGTTATCGTAACTATGAAACGACCGACCAATCCAAGAATCTGTGGTGGGTGGCGATCGTCGCTTACGGCGAAGGCTGGCACAACAATCATCACGCGCATCCTTCGGTTGCTCCCGCTGGTCACCGTAAATGGGAATTTGATATTACCTGGTGGTCGATCAGACTGTTACGGGCTGTCGGCATGGCCTACGATGTCAACGATCGGATTCCTGAGCAAAATGCAGAACCGGAAATTGATCCGGAGCCCGGAAAGAACGGGATTGTGGTCACGAAATAA
- a CDS encoding amidase, translating to MNLFQTPPQTIAHVQQAIKTRELSCRELLENCFHNIDEKESTLQAWAHLDREAAFQQAEALDQELQQGRWRGPLHGIPVGIKDIIDVKGMPTRGGLDTRGKTPASRDATIVENLRLEGAIFLGKTETTQLACFDPPPTLNPWNQKHTPGGSSSGSAAAVAAGMCLAAVGTQTGGSIIRPASFCGVAGLKPTFGMVDRRGLILLSQHLDHIGPLAQTIADLVIMLDGMTDQATYLPLLIEPVTDAPRIGWLTDFFESRADAAMEQTLKAVRTKLETAGAPIRDCPLPTEFESILDYHLNLMQYEMVQNMGEDYDQNKEFYGPAISQVLDAGREVSQERFEACLDYQSLISQVTRRCFARAEILISPATLGPAPDLITTGNPSMNAPWSMTGFPTISIPVTVTETGLPLAIQITGHPDKFDDLLLAAQWCEDVLRPGYLEQIS from the coding sequence ATGAATCTATTCCAGACGCCCCCCCAGACCATAGCCCACGTTCAGCAGGCCATTAAAACTCGCGAACTCTCCTGTCGCGAACTCCTGGAAAACTGCTTCCATAACATCGATGAAAAAGAGTCTACTCTACAAGCCTGGGCTCACCTCGACCGTGAAGCCGCTTTCCAGCAGGCAGAGGCCCTCGACCAGGAATTACAACAGGGACGCTGGAGAGGCCCGTTACACGGCATCCCGGTTGGCATCAAAGATATCATCGATGTCAAAGGCATGCCGACCCGAGGTGGCTTGGACACTCGTGGGAAAACACCAGCATCCCGGGACGCGACCATCGTCGAAAATCTGCGTCTGGAAGGGGCCATCTTCCTTGGAAAAACCGAGACCACGCAATTAGCCTGTTTCGATCCTCCCCCCACACTGAATCCCTGGAACCAGAAACACACGCCCGGCGGCTCTTCCAGTGGGTCTGCGGCTGCTGTCGCAGCCGGCATGTGCCTGGCTGCTGTTGGAACGCAAACGGGAGGCTCAATTATCCGTCCTGCCTCGTTCTGTGGCGTCGCTGGCCTGAAACCAACCTTCGGTATGGTCGATCGCCGGGGACTGATCCTGCTTTCCCAACATCTGGATCATATCGGTCCGCTGGCGCAAACCATCGCTGATCTGGTCATCATGCTCGACGGCATGACTGATCAGGCCACCTATCTGCCGCTGTTGATTGAACCGGTCACCGACGCGCCCCGCATTGGCTGGTTGACCGATTTCTTTGAGAGCAGGGCCGATGCCGCGATGGAACAGACATTGAAAGCCGTCCGCACGAAACTGGAAACCGCCGGTGCTCCCATTAGAGACTGCCCATTGCCGACGGAATTTGAATCCATCCTCGACTACCACCTGAATCTGATGCAATATGAAATGGTACAAAATATGGGAGAAGACTACGATCAAAACAAGGAATTCTACGGTCCCGCCATCAGTCAGGTTCTTGACGCAGGCAGGGAAGTTTCCCAGGAACGTTTTGAGGCCTGCCTGGACTACCAAAGTCTGATCTCACAAGTCACACGGCGGTGCTTCGCCCGCGCGGAAATCCTGATTTCCCCCGCGACTCTGGGACCGGCCCCCGATCTCATCACAACCGGCAACCCCAGCATGAACGCCCCCTGGAGCATGACCGGCTTCCCAACGATTTCCATCCCGGTCACAGTCACAGAAACCGGCTTGCCGCTGGCGATTCAAATCACAGGCCACCCCGACAAATTCGACGATCTTTTGCTCGCCGCCCAATGGTGCGAAGACGTCTTACGGCCGGGTTATCTGGAACAGATTTCGTAA
- the dnaX gene encoding DNA polymerase III subunit gamma/tau — MSEKAIQYTVLARRFRPQNFSEVVGQEMVAKALQNAIRADRVAHAYLFTGARGVGKTSMARILAKALNCPNSQDGIPCGECEVCQNISVGSDVDVLEIDGASNRGIDDIRSLRANVNVRSMRSKYKIYIIDEVHMLTKEAFNALLKTLEEPPPNVKFIFCTTEPNKLPDTILSRCQRFDFGYIEENSICDRLKQIAEAEQVSVADDAIQLVARRAGGSMRDSQSIFDQLLSFGESHLTAESVHRILGTASDERLIELIDALIDRKRDVALSLFDAALNSGVQLNEFVDQLLNYLRDLSVVATGANEVTLLAISEINRDSLQRQAQAWGIQTCLAAFQILNEARNKMFRASHGRALVELALIRISLLEDLDQLCAFISSAGKLPAVAPASSPPQQQAPQAKPAAISASPALTPAVESSPITDSGTPDQKKIEKKNENQSVVASNSIESPAPSQELVPFRAGMESLLLSQLVENTEDSLKSSLKGVESIAISGPKQLDLQFSKSYNFAKQYCERPEMLSQLERSLEKVTGERIKIRLTVKEPAASSDNSEEKPSKPSMAQKRAEQRDLAPDSDEFLQEALSVFNAQSVRVEVLKMQTEEKKEDS; from the coding sequence ATGTCTGAAAAAGCGATACAATACACGGTGTTGGCCCGCCGCTTCCGGCCACAAAACTTCTCGGAAGTCGTGGGACAGGAAATGGTTGCTAAAGCGCTGCAAAACGCGATTCGCGCAGATCGCGTGGCGCATGCCTATTTATTTACCGGGGCGCGAGGCGTAGGCAAAACGTCGATGGCCCGCATTCTGGCGAAAGCCTTAAACTGTCCGAATTCCCAGGATGGAATTCCCTGTGGCGAGTGTGAAGTCTGCCAGAATATCTCCGTAGGTAGTGATGTCGATGTGCTGGAAATCGATGGTGCGTCGAACCGCGGGATTGATGATATTCGTTCGCTGAGGGCGAATGTGAATGTGAGGTCAATGCGGTCGAAGTATAAAATTTATATTATCGACGAAGTGCATATGTTGACCAAGGAGGCGTTCAATGCCTTGTTGAAGACGCTGGAAGAGCCGCCTCCCAATGTGAAGTTTATCTTCTGCACGACTGAGCCGAATAAGTTGCCGGATACGATTTTATCCCGCTGCCAGCGCTTTGATTTTGGCTATATTGAAGAGAACAGTATCTGTGATCGTCTCAAGCAGATTGCCGAAGCCGAGCAAGTCAGTGTAGCAGACGATGCCATCCAGCTTGTCGCCCGCCGCGCCGGCGGTTCAATGCGGGACAGCCAGTCGATTTTTGATCAACTGCTCTCGTTTGGTGAGTCGCATCTGACGGCAGAAAGTGTGCATCGGATTCTGGGAACTGCCAGTGATGAGCGGTTGATTGAGCTAATTGATGCCTTGATCGATCGCAAACGCGATGTCGCGTTGTCGTTGTTTGATGCGGCGTTGAATTCGGGAGTGCAGCTCAACGAATTCGTCGATCAGTTACTGAATTATTTACGCGATTTATCAGTGGTCGCCACGGGCGCGAATGAAGTCACCCTGCTGGCCATTTCCGAAATCAACCGTGATAGTTTACAGAGGCAGGCTCAGGCGTGGGGAATTCAAACCTGCCTGGCCGCGTTCCAGATTCTGAATGAAGCCCGCAATAAGATGTTTCGCGCCAGTCATGGTCGTGCACTGGTGGAACTGGCGTTAATTCGGATTTCTCTATTGGAAGATCTGGATCAGTTGTGTGCCTTTATTTCCTCAGCCGGAAAACTACCTGCTGTCGCTCCTGCCTCGTCTCCTCCTCAGCAACAGGCCCCTCAAGCAAAACCGGCGGCGATTTCAGCGTCCCCTGCTCTCACCCCCGCTGTTGAGTCGAGTCCCATCACTGATTCCGGGACTCCTGATCAAAAAAAAATTGAAAAAAAAAATGAAAATCAGTCGGTTGTAGCGTCAAATTCAATTGAAAGCCCTGCTCCTTCCCAAGAACTCGTTCCATTTCGTGCCGGGATGGAAAGTTTATTGTTGTCGCAACTTGTTGAAAATACAGAAGATTCGCTAAAAAGCTCTTTGAAGGGTGTTGAGTCAATAGCAATTTCTGGGCCGAAACAGCTGGATTTACAATTCTCCAAGAGCTATAATTTTGCGAAACAGTACTGCGAACGTCCCGAAATGTTATCCCAACTGGAACGCTCGCTGGAGAAGGTGACGGGGGAGCGAATTAAAATTCGTCTCACCGTGAAGGAACCCGCGGCTTCATCCGACAATTCAGAAGAGAAACCGAGCAAGCCCTCGATGGCACAAAAACGAGCTGAGCAACGGGATTTAGCGCCCGACTCAGACGAGTTTCTGCAGGAAGCACTTTCTGTGTTTAATGCGCAAAGCGTGCGAGTCGAGGTTTTGAAAATGCAAACAGAAGAGAAAAAAGAGGATTCGTGA
- a CDS encoding YbaB/EbfC family nucleoid-associated protein: MFKGLGNIAGMMKQFSEMQGKMQEMQEKLGQLRFEGSAGGGMVNVEANGQQKILNCKIDQTLFDSGDKEMIEDLLIAATNQALDKAREGAAEEMAQITGGMNIPGLEDALSKFNPNA, encoded by the coding sequence ATGTTCAAAGGACTGGGAAATATCGCCGGCATGATGAAGCAGTTTTCAGAAATGCAGGGCAAAATGCAGGAGATGCAGGAAAAACTGGGGCAGCTTCGTTTTGAAGGTTCTGCCGGTGGCGGGATGGTCAACGTGGAAGCGAATGGCCAGCAAAAAATCTTGAACTGCAAGATCGATCAAACTCTTTTCGATAGTGGAGACAAGGAGATGATTGAGGATCTTCTAATCGCTGCGACAAATCAGGCTTTGGATAAAGCCCGTGAAGGTGCTGCTGAAGAAATGGCGCAAATCACGGGAGGAATGAATATTCCGGGACTGGAAGATGCATTGTCAAAATTCAATCCGAATGCTTAA
- the recR gene encoding recombination mediator RecR, whose protein sequence is MSSRGRESQSHPYGSSVGQLIDQFATLPGIGRKSAERLAHYILSIPEPKARLLADAILAVKQSVRPCSVCYNLTENEVCSICSDPRRDKKLVCVVEQPRDVVSLEATSSFQGVYHVLQGRISPLEGVGPENLTIDALVRRVRQEGVTEIIMATNPTLEGDGTALYISNLLENENVEITRLARGIASGSVLEFANKEMLSDALQGRQRF, encoded by the coding sequence ATGTCGTCACGTGGAAGAGAGAGTCAGTCTCATCCTTATGGTTCCAGTGTGGGGCAGCTGATTGATCAGTTTGCCACGCTTCCCGGTATCGGTCGTAAATCGGCTGAGCGGCTTGCGCATTATATTCTGTCGATCCCGGAGCCTAAGGCACGCCTCCTGGCCGATGCGATCCTGGCGGTCAAGCAGTCAGTGCGTCCCTGTTCGGTTTGTTACAATCTTACGGAAAATGAAGTCTGTAGTATTTGCTCTGACCCCCGGCGCGATAAAAAGCTGGTGTGTGTGGTAGAGCAGCCCCGCGACGTGGTTTCACTGGAAGCCACAAGTTCCTTTCAAGGCGTGTATCACGTTTTACAAGGTCGCATTTCTCCGCTGGAAGGGGTTGGCCCTGAAAATCTTACGATTGACGCGCTGGTGCGTCGAGTCAGACAGGAGGGAGTCACCGAAATTATTATGGCTACGAATCCGACGCTCGAAGGGGATGGAACTGCCCTCTATATTTCCAATCTGCTGGAAAACGAAAATGTCGAAATAACCAGACTAGCCCGGGGAATCGCCTCTGGAAGTGTGCTAGAGTTTGCTAATAAAGAGATGCTGTCCGATGCGCTACAGGGACGGCAGCGTTTTTAA
- the rpoN gene encoding RNA polymerase factor sigma-54, producing the protein MHLNISQQMKLGQQMKLAPRMIQSMEILQLPLQALEERIDQELAENVCLERISDNENTPDTESELMRDQANAESNSSDLDEKEMVAGSEQNNESDFERLLEMAEQWPEDNVTSATKPSSNRVSDDMERSNDAIANISERQQTLNEYLLEQFHYFNCPAEIKEFGEYLIQNLDHNGRLQSSLPEIVQVYGKHITQEQAEAALQLIQKCDPPGVGARDLKECLLLQLKPDAPFRDVLVTLITSHLEDLGQNRLPVIQRKTGYSIDMIKNAMSYLRYLDPFPGRGFESEPVLKVTPDVFVKLDENGKYVVELENEYTPPLRISRRYAQLLRNKTDDQTKEYIKKKIDAAKWLIEAIEQRHSTLKRVAQAIVDFQTDFLNNGPEHIVPLKMQQIADVVGVHVTTVSRAVDDKWIQTPRGLYPLKRFFGGGTKTSEGEDVAWGIIRLKLKEIIDAEDKNKPLSDDSLVEALSKEGYNLARRTVTKYRKAMNIPSSRQRREY; encoded by the coding sequence ATGCATCTGAATATTTCACAACAAATGAAACTGGGCCAGCAGATGAAGCTGGCTCCGCGAATGATCCAGTCGATGGAGATTCTGCAGCTCCCCTTACAGGCGCTGGAAGAACGAATCGACCAGGAGCTGGCAGAGAACGTCTGCCTGGAGCGTATCAGCGATAATGAGAATACGCCCGATACCGAATCAGAGTTAATGCGGGATCAGGCAAATGCAGAATCCAACAGCTCTGACCTTGATGAAAAAGAGATGGTGGCTGGCAGTGAGCAGAATAACGAGTCTGATTTCGAGCGTTTGCTGGAGATGGCAGAGCAGTGGCCGGAAGACAATGTCACTTCTGCTACAAAGCCATCGTCTAATCGAGTCAGTGACGATATGGAACGCAGTAACGATGCGATTGCCAATATCTCGGAACGTCAGCAGACCCTGAATGAATATTTGCTGGAACAGTTCCATTACTTTAATTGCCCAGCCGAAATCAAAGAGTTTGGCGAGTATCTGATTCAGAACCTGGATCATAATGGCCGGTTGCAAAGTTCCCTGCCTGAGATCGTGCAGGTTTACGGCAAACACATTACGCAAGAGCAGGCAGAAGCCGCTCTACAACTGATTCAAAAATGCGATCCCCCCGGTGTGGGGGCCCGTGATTTGAAGGAATGCCTCCTGCTTCAGTTGAAGCCCGATGCCCCCTTTCGTGACGTGCTGGTGACGTTGATTACGTCGCACCTGGAAGACCTGGGGCAGAATCGACTGCCGGTGATTCAACGAAAAACCGGTTATTCGATCGATATGATCAAGAACGCCATGTCCTATTTACGTTATCTGGATCCGTTTCCGGGACGTGGATTCGAGTCGGAACCGGTTTTAAAAGTGACGCCTGATGTTTTTGTCAAACTTGATGAAAACGGAAAGTATGTGGTTGAGCTGGAAAATGAATACACGCCCCCCTTGCGGATCAGCCGGCGGTATGCCCAGTTGTTACGAAACAAAACCGACGACCAGACCAAGGAATACATCAAGAAAAAAATTGATGCTGCGAAATGGTTGATTGAAGCGATCGAACAGCGTCACAGTACCTTAAAGCGGGTGGCACAGGCAATTGTCGATTTTCAGACTGATTTTCTGAACAACGGTCCTGAGCATATTGTGCCTTTGAAGATGCAGCAGATTGCTGACGTCGTGGGCGTACATGTGACGACAGTGTCTCGCGCTGTCGATGATAAATGGATTCAGACGCCGCGTGGTTTGTATCCGTTGAAACGCTTCTTTGGGGGGGGGACCAAAACCTCTGAAGGGGAAGACGTGGCCTGGGGCATCATTCGATTGAAGCTCAAAGAGATCATCGATGCGGAAGACAAGAATAAGCCTCTCAGCGATGATTCTCTTGTCGAAGCACTATCCAAAGAAGGATACAATCTGGCACGGAGAACTGTCACAAAGTATCGCAAGGCGATGAATATCCCTTCCTCACGGCAGCGTCGGGAATATTAA
- a CDS encoding thiamine-phosphate kinase: MASSFHEFDLIQWIREQCPSAKANLIGIGDDTAILQPPLNSELLFATDMLMEGTHFTFPPATPERAGRKALAVNISDLAAMAGQPHSALISLALPKSRGPEFAKAIMQGIIDLAKEFSIQLIGGDTNSWDGPLVINVAIIGIAPASKSIKRSGAIPGDWIFVTGELGGSLTGHHLNFTPLVSEALILNQAVAIHSMVDLSDGLASDLQHILRESNVGALLDATSIPISSRVSENESKQTRLQHALSDGEDFELLFTVSPEDGKQLLSQNPLPTKITQIGEITSRQTAFIQHPDGSQTSLEDSGWKHEL; encoded by the coding sequence ATGGCATCCTCATTTCATGAATTTGACCTCATTCAATGGATTCGTGAGCAATGCCCTAGCGCAAAAGCGAATCTCATCGGCATTGGCGATGATACTGCTATTCTGCAACCACCCCTGAACAGTGAACTGTTATTTGCAACAGACATGCTGATGGAAGGCACCCATTTCACCTTCCCACCAGCGACGCCTGAACGTGCTGGCCGTAAAGCATTGGCAGTGAATATAAGCGACCTCGCCGCGATGGCCGGACAACCTCACTCAGCGCTCATCAGCCTTGCGCTACCCAAGTCCAGAGGCCCTGAATTTGCCAAAGCCATAATGCAAGGCATCATCGATCTCGCAAAAGAATTTTCAATCCAGCTGATCGGCGGCGACACAAACAGCTGGGACGGCCCACTGGTGATTAACGTTGCCATTATCGGAATCGCCCCGGCATCCAAGTCTATTAAACGTTCCGGTGCCATACCAGGCGACTGGATCTTCGTGACGGGCGAACTAGGCGGCAGCCTGACTGGCCATCATCTGAATTTTACTCCTCTCGTCTCTGAAGCCTTAATCCTGAATCAAGCGGTCGCTATCCATTCCATGGTTGATCTCAGCGATGGTCTTGCTTCTGACCTGCAACATATTCTTCGCGAATCCAACGTTGGCGCGCTTCTGGATGCGACTTCAATCCCGATCAGCAGCAGAGTCTCAGAGAACGAATCAAAACAAACGCGCCTGCAGCATGCTCTCTCTGATGGCGAAGATTTCGAACTGCTGTTTACCGTGTCTCCCGAAGATGGAAAACAGCTGCTCAGCCAAAATCCGCTCCCAACCAAAATCACACAGATCGGCGAAATCACCAGCAGACAGACCGCCTTTATTCAGCACCCCGATGGTTCGCAGACTTCACTGGAAGACTCAGGGTGGAAACACGAGCTCTAA
- a CDS encoding trypsin-like peptidase domain-containing protein produces the protein MNIHSEKTARTEDSLFGSGKSRKVNGMGTGIIVDPRGYIVTNHHVIDGVDSLRVTMMDGSTYNARIISSNQSEDLAIIKINPTKKLTVMPPGTSSDLMLGETVIAVGNAFGYEHSVTSGIISSLSRDVEVNEKQSYKNLIQTDASINPGNSGGPLLNLDGEVVGINVAIRAGAQRIGFAIPIDDARKIIADLISTELIDHTYHGILANDIKQGDKQMLVLGNPEKNSPAEKSGLKKDDIVMKAGSVNVVDRADLERAFMGHKPGDTIDLLIRRDEKTQSVQITLADSTTVARTTPVSAPIVRAQNNEISNDPTLEKTWEVLGIRITKITESQKHMLNPRYEGGMLIEEVRPQSPAAMNGMRRGDILVGLHIWETVNLSNISYVLSNSKLPSFNPLKFYILRKNETLYGHLPLNLTGTP, from the coding sequence GTGAATATCCACAGTGAGAAAACGGCACGTACTGAAGATTCACTCTTCGGCTCCGGAAAAAGTCGAAAAGTCAATGGTATGGGCACGGGGATCATTGTTGATCCCAGAGGGTATATTGTCACCAATCATCACGTCATTGATGGAGTCGATTCGCTCCGCGTGACCATGATGGATGGCAGCACATACAACGCGCGGATTATCTCTTCCAACCAGAGCGAAGATCTGGCGATCATCAAAATCAATCCGACGAAGAAGCTCACTGTGATGCCGCCGGGAACCTCATCAGATTTAATGCTGGGAGAAACCGTAATCGCGGTCGGAAACGCATTTGGATACGAGCATAGCGTGACTTCAGGAATTATCAGTTCGCTGTCTCGTGATGTTGAAGTCAACGAAAAGCAATCATACAAAAATCTGATCCAGACCGATGCCAGCATCAATCCCGGTAACAGTGGCGGCCCGTTATTAAATCTGGACGGGGAAGTCGTTGGCATCAACGTGGCGATCCGAGCCGGTGCCCAACGAATCGGTTTTGCGATTCCCATTGATGACGCACGGAAAATCATCGCCGACCTGATCAGCACCGAGTTAATCGATCACACATACCACGGTATTCTGGCCAATGACATCAAACAGGGTGACAAGCAGATGCTGGTGCTCGGTAACCCCGAGAAAAACAGCCCTGCAGAAAAATCCGGACTCAAAAAAGACGACATCGTCATGAAAGCCGGTTCTGTGAATGTCGTAGACCGTGCCGACCTGGAACGTGCCTTCATGGGACACAAGCCAGGAGACACGATTGATCTTCTGATTCGCCGCGATGAGAAAACTCAGTCAGTTCAAATCACACTGGCCGACTCCACTACCGTTGCCCGCACAACACCTGTGAGTGCTCCGATTGTTCGAGCACAGAACAACGAAATCTCGAACGATCCAACGCTTGAGAAGACCTGGGAAGTACTCGGAATTCGAATTACAAAAATTACTGAGTCACAAAAGCACATGCTCAACCCACGCTATGAGGGTGGCATGCTGATTGAAGAAGTTCGACCACAAAGTCCAGCCGCCATGAACGGAATGCGAAGAGGCGATATCCTGGTGGGACTTCATATCTGGGAAACGGTAAATCTCAGTAACATTTCCTATGTGCTGAGCAACTCAAAGCTTCCCAGTTTCAACCCGCTCAAGTTTTACATTCTCCGTAAAAATGAGACTCTTTACGGACACTTGCCGTTGAACCTGACCGGTACACCTTAG